A genomic stretch from Synergistaceae bacterium includes:
- a CDS encoding flagellar hook assembly protein FlgD encodes MSVNSVTNGYSTTATNSPATEAVRDVNNDLGKDAFLKILITQLSNQDPLDPLKDKDFIAQMAQFSTLEQMTNMNKSIEQMAALNKASAVSYIGRIIEYMDDDGLPAYSQVGFVRFENGKVILNTADGDVPLEKVISVA; translated from the coding sequence ATGAGCGTAAACAGCGTAACCAACGGATATTCGACCACCGCGACCAACTCCCCTGCGACCGAGGCGGTTCGCGATGTCAACAACGACCTGGGGAAGGACGCCTTCCTCAAGATACTGATAACACAGCTGAGCAACCAGGATCCCTTGGATCCCTTGAAGGACAAGGACTTCATAGCTCAGATGGCCCAGTTCAGCACGCTGGAGCAGATGACCAACATGAACAAGAGCATCGAGCAGATGGCGGCGCTGAACAAGGCATCCGCGGTCAGCTACATCGGGCGCATCATAGAGTACATGGACGACGACGGTCTGCCCGCCTACTCGCAGGTCGGGTTCGTGCGCTTCGAGAACGGCAAGGTGATACTCAACACCGCCGACGGCGATGTCCCGCTCGAGAAGGTGATATCGGTAGCGTGA